The Thiorhodovibrio litoralis genome includes a window with the following:
- a CDS encoding lipid-binding SYLF domain-containing protein, with protein sequence MTIRSYLVLFGLILPAGVLAQGLVGQLKEGASEAVTAVGVAGSGAVKAVGEAAGQATGAVQGTIDSAKQSLGNEATPEETREKLDQMAATTLERLFTDHPESHELFERSVGYAVFDRREASFYVVAGYGRGVAVDRETDARTYMKMATTGAGVGFGLGGFASQVVILFETSAGFEQFIHQGLDASAKIGTMTGDQTDQLNLRFDNGKAVFVLTGKGWKIAAQLTGTRYWPDKLLDSD encoded by the coding sequence ATGACCATTCGATCCTACTTAGTGCTCTTTGGCCTGATACTCCCCGCCGGGGTTCTTGCCCAGGGCTTGGTCGGGCAACTCAAGGAAGGCGCGAGCGAAGCTGTCACCGCCGTGGGTGTCGCGGGCAGCGGCGCGGTGAAAGCAGTCGGCGAGGCTGCTGGTCAGGCCACCGGCGCGGTGCAGGGCACCATCGACTCCGCCAAGCAGAGCCTGGGCAACGAAGCAACCCCCGAGGAGACGCGGGAAAAGCTTGATCAGATGGCCGCAACCACACTCGAACGGCTGTTTACCGACCACCCCGAGAGCCATGAGCTGTTCGAGCGCAGCGTGGGCTATGCAGTGTTTGACAGACGCGAGGCGAGTTTCTACGTCGTTGCCGGCTACGGACGTGGCGTTGCGGTTGACCGCGAAACCGACGCGCGCACCTACATGAAAATGGCCACCACCGGTGCCGGAGTTGGTTTTGGTCTCGGTGGCTTTGCCTCCCAGGTTGTCATCCTGTTCGAGACCAGCGCCGGTTTTGAGCAGTTCATTCATCAGGGACTCGACGCATCGGCCAAGATCGGCACCATGACGGGTGATCAAACAGACCAACTTAACCTGCGCTTCGATAACGGCAAGGCCGTATTCGTGCTCACCGGAAAGGGCTGGAAGATCGCCGCCCAACTGACGGGAACGCGTTATTGGCCAGACAAGCTTCTTGATAGCGATTGA
- a CDS encoding (Fe-S)-binding protein produces the protein MPEPRELLKLADQCVKCGYCLPACPTFRLQHSEAESPRGRIALIQGWLSQELAPTATLFQHLDQCLECRACEAACPSLVRFGTLMDGARMIRQRRRPWWQRRPRQLWLGALSQPGWLAVFAWLGAALRHLGLWRWLEPRWPGLALMQRLGQTLRASRQPQGLARHPQAPANQQQADAIADNRAETASQQAAELPERAPPQPPVALFLGCIARGTQGATIDAARRLLDQLGIAYQEPAQQGCCGALQRHHGFAAEADRQRAHNAEAFRGLTVVGFASACVLELQGDAGIDAQEICAFLADSRALAQASPRPLPARVLVHEPCSQRLLAGGASAIYRLLGQIADLVVEPLPGNDSCCGAAGTYLLEHPRTALALLAPKLEAVRTRHPDYVVTTNSGCALHLSGGLAAAGLDIPVLHPIELLERQLRHQGASPQPHHRPTPKAPGFAGPKPKMQMPSV, from the coding sequence ATGCCCGAGCCACGCGAACTTCTCAAACTCGCCGATCAGTGCGTCAAGTGCGGTTACTGCCTGCCTGCCTGCCCGACCTTTCGCCTACAGCATAGCGAGGCGGAATCGCCGCGGGGCCGCATCGCGCTGATCCAAGGCTGGCTGTCGCAGGAGCTCGCGCCCACGGCAACGCTGTTTCAGCATCTCGATCAGTGCCTCGAATGCCGCGCATGCGAGGCCGCCTGCCCCTCATTGGTGCGCTTTGGCACCCTGATGGACGGCGCGCGCATGATTCGCCAGCGGCGGCGCCCCTGGTGGCAACGCAGGCCGCGACAACTCTGGCTTGGCGCACTTAGCCAGCCAGGCTGGCTGGCGGTCTTTGCCTGGTTGGGAGCAGCCCTGCGGCATCTGGGCCTGTGGCGCTGGCTCGAGCCACGCTGGCCAGGGCTGGCGCTGATGCAGCGTCTGGGACAAACCCTGCGCGCGTCGCGCCAACCACAGGGTCTGGCACGTCACCCCCAAGCACCCGCAAACCAGCAGCAAGCAGACGCGATCGCCGATAACCGCGCGGAGACTGCTTCGCAACAGGCGGCAGAGCTGCCTGAAAGAGCGCCGCCCCAGCCACCCGTGGCGCTGTTCCTCGGCTGCATCGCGCGCGGCACCCAGGGCGCGACCATCGATGCCGCGCGGCGGCTCTTAGACCAGCTCGGCATTGCCTATCAAGAGCCAGCGCAGCAAGGCTGCTGCGGCGCCTTGCAGCGTCATCATGGCTTTGCCGCCGAGGCCGATCGTCAGCGCGCGCACAATGCCGAGGCCTTTCGCGGCCTGACAGTAGTGGGCTTCGCCAGCGCCTGCGTGCTCGAATTACAGGGCGACGCAGGCATCGACGCACAAGAGATTTGCGCCTTTCTGGCCGACTCGCGCGCGCTCGCCCAGGCGAGCCCGCGCCCCCTCCCGGCGCGCGTGCTGGTGCACGAGCCCTGCTCTCAGCGCTTGTTAGCCGGCGGGGCCAGCGCCATCTATCGGCTACTGGGGCAGATTGCGGACCTGGTGGTGGAGCCCTTGCCGGGAAACGACAGTTGCTGCGGCGCGGCCGGCACCTATCTATTGGAGCATCCGCGCACCGCGCTGGCGTTGCTCGCGCCCAAACTCGAAGCCGTGCGCACGCGCCACCCCGATTATGTGGTCACCACCAACAGCGGCTGCGCTCTGCACCTTTCTGGCGGCTTGGCGGCCGCCGGGCTGGACATTCCGGTACTGCACCCGATTGAATTGCTCGAGCGCCAACTCCGGCATCAGGGCGCATCGCCTCAGCCTCACCACCGACCGACGCCCAAGGCACCCGGATTCGCCGGCCCAAAGCCGAAAATGCAGATGCCATCGGTATAA
- the coq7 gene encoding 2-polyprenyl-3-methyl-6-methoxy-1,4-benzoquinone monooxygenase: MNNSASHHHPIDRAILQFDTALRTLFGKPSVTERDNPAQAFPEIELSGDERQHAGRLMRVNHTGEVCAQALYQGQALTARDSDVRARFERSAQEENDHLAWCDQRLHELGSRKSLLNPLWYGSSLTLGAVAGLSGDKWSLGFVVETENQVEDHLAEHIERLPIADQRSRAILEQMKRDEIHHANVARDAGAAELPTPVKWAMKAVSKVMTRGAYWV, translated from the coding sequence ATGAATAATTCAGCTTCACACCACCATCCCATCGACCGGGCGATTCTGCAATTCGATACCGCCCTGCGCACCCTGTTTGGCAAGCCGAGCGTGACCGAGCGTGACAACCCGGCTCAGGCGTTTCCCGAGATTGAGCTCAGCGGCGATGAGCGCCAGCATGCCGGGCGCCTGATGCGCGTCAACCACACCGGCGAGGTCTGCGCCCAGGCACTCTACCAGGGCCAGGCGCTAACCGCGCGCGACTCCGACGTACGTGCCCGGTTCGAGCGTTCGGCGCAGGAAGAAAACGACCACCTCGCCTGGTGCGATCAGCGCCTGCATGAGCTCGGCAGCCGCAAGAGTCTGCTGAATCCGTTGTGGTACGGCAGCTCACTGACGCTTGGCGCCGTCGCCGGGCTCAGCGGTGACAAATGGAGCCTGGGCTTTGTGGTGGAAACGGAGAATCAGGTGGAAGATCACCTGGCCGAGCACATCGAGCGCCTGCCGATCGCCGACCAGCGCAGCCGCGCGATTCTCGAGCAGATGAAGCGCGACGAAATCCACCATGCCAATGTCGCCCGAGATGCCGGCGCAGCCGAACTCCCCACTCCAGTCAAATGGGCGATGAAGGCGGTGTCCAAGGTCATGACGCGCGGCGCTTATTGGGTTTAG